CTTCTGGCCACTCATTGCCGTCAATGATCAAAGACTTATGCCGCCGCCACTTGGCATTATGGCTTTCAAGAACGAGGACACCGGCTCCGACTATGGCCCCCTAATGGCTGCCTCGATCGTCGTGGTCCTACCGCTCATCGTTACCTTTCTCGTTGCGCAACGATGGTTCGTCGAAGGGATAGCCAAAGGAAGTATTAAGGGGTAGGGCGCTGATAGCTCGCGGTGAGGGTACAAACTTTCAAGGTCAGAAATCGAAAAGGATATCGAAGTATCTGCCATCGTATGTGGAGACCGTGAACTCGATCGGAATGTTCTTTTCGTCGATTGCAAGATGGGTAAGTTCGAGCATCGGAGTGGAGCGTTCGATCCCGAGAACCTTCGCTTCTTGAGCGGTGGGGTTGGTAGCACGAATTCTTAGACTCTTTCGACTAATCTCTTCGACACCATAACGCTTCATTGCAGCGCTGACAGATCCAGTGCTCGCAATCCACTGAGCAATGCCATTGAACCTCGGAAGCGGAAAATAGCACCACATAAGGGCGATATCACGTCCATCAAGCACGCGCGCCATCCGTATGCGGATGAGGGGATGGCCTTTCGGGAGCGCTAGGGGAGTTCCAAACCGTATTGCGCGGACCTGATCCACTGAGATCAAACGATATCGTAGTGATCGACCGAGCATCCTCGCAGCGCTTGAAAGCTTCGTCGTACGGCCAATTCGATATGACAGGCTTGGCTCGCAAACAAACATCCCTTTCCCTTGCTCAACGCGAACCAACTCGTTCTGTTTTAGCTGCTGCACAGCGCGACGGATCGTATGTCGGTGCACAGCAAAGTGTTGCGCGAGTTCTTCCTCGGTCGGAAGCTTGCTGCCCGGAGCAAATCGCCCGTTGGCAAGCCACGCTTCAAGCTCTCCCTGAATTTGTCTCCAGCGCGACAGCGAAGAAGAGCGACGATCAGCATTGGACCGATGCACTGTTTGACGTGGTCCCATTGAGTTTCTCGATCAGTTGGAGTGCGGGCCCTCAGGGCAGCTTCCCATTCATTATACAACACGCGCTGTCGTCGGAGCATGATGGCTCTGAGTGTCACCGAAGTATCACAAACAAGGAAGAAGGTCGCAGCAAGCAATCCGGCCCATCTAATTATGGATATTAACGAAAGTGCTCGTCGCAACATACAACATCCACTACGGAGTTGGTCGTGATAACAGGCTTGATCTCAAGCGATCCATCGACGCCATTGCCAACGCAGATGTCATTGCCTTGCAGGAGGTCGATGTCAATTGGGATCGCTCTCAGAACCAAGATCAGGTCGACCTCATCCGCCGGATGTTGCCCGAGCACGAGGTAGCGTGGGGACCGACGATCGACGTGTGCAAGTCTGGCGAAAGCGGCGTCAGACGACAATTCGGCAACATGATTTTGTCGCGTTATCCGATTGTGTCGATCAGGAACTACCTTCTGACCAAGTATGGCGCAGCCGTCTACCTGGACATGCAAAAGGGCGCGTTGGAGGCGGTGATCGATACTCCAATGGGCCTCCTCCGGTTCTATTCGACCCACCTCTGCAGCACGTCAGTCAAACAGCGTCATCGCCAACTCGAATGGCTCATTGAGCACCATAAGAGAGTGGCAGATGAAGGTCCCGTTCTCGCGGGGCAGCATCCCGATG
This Bradyrhizobium sp. CCBAU 53421 DNA region includes the following protein-coding sequences:
- the phnF gene encoding phosphonate metabolism transcriptional regulator PhnF; protein product: MGPRQTVHRSNADRRSSSLSRWRQIQGELEAWLANGRFAPGSKLPTEEELAQHFAVHRHTIRRAVQQLKQNELVRVEQGKGMFVCEPSLSYRIGRTTKLSSAARMLGRSLRYRLISVDQVRAIRFGTPLALPKGHPLIRIRMARVLDGRDIALMWCYFPLPRFNGIAQWIASTGSVSAAMKRYGVEEISRKSLRIRATNPTAQEAKVLGIERSTPMLELTHLAIDEKNIPIEFTVSTYDGRYFDILFDF
- a CDS encoding endonuclease/exonuclease/phosphatase family protein, producing the protein MLVATYNIHYGVGRDNRLDLKRSIDAIANADVIALQEVDVNWDRSQNQDQVDLIRRMLPEHEVAWGPTIDVCKSGESGVRRQFGNMILSRYPIVSIRNYLLTKYGAAVYLDMQKGALEAVIDTPMGLLRFYSTHLCSTSVKQRHRQLEWLIEHHKRVADEGPVLAGQHPDDTWTSEPALPSMPSEAILLGDFNFEDTTESYTALVGEHSERFGHLTNRGGFVDAWSVCHGFSEAAREAGSTILPPHAHRVDYCFVSESLIGRITSATVDRAADGSDHQPLLVKFNG